The Sphingopyxis fribergensis DNA segment GATCTGCGCCAGGCTTATGCCCGGCTGCTGCTCAGCGAGGTGTGCGTGAACGACCGGGAAATCCGCATCAGCGGCTCGAAAGCCGTGCTGGCCCGGAGTGCGGCAGCGGGCGTGGCCAAAACCACGCCCGCAGTTCTCTCTTTTGTTCGAGAATGGTGCACTCGACAGGATTCGAACCTGTGGCCTCCGCCTTCGGGCAGCAGGGGAACAACAAGGAGGAAGGCAAGGCGAAGTCATGTTCCGCAATCGACGTCCTCGCACCGATGTCGTCTGACAGGGGGCAACTTCGCGCGGCATTGCAAGGGGTCCGTGCAGTTGACTGGACACCGCTTGCCGCCGGACTCGATCGTGCCGAGGCTCTGCTGACGGCCTCCTCAACGCCGAGGGAGCAGATCATCTATGTTGTGTCAGATGGCGAAGAGACCTGCGGCGGCGATCCCGTGACCTCCGCCCGACGCATCGACAGCGGTCGCGCGCCGTCGATGCCGCAGGATGGATGGAGATCTGCCCACACCCGTTCCTATACGCGTCAGTTCGCCAAGGCCAGGGCCGGACAACCGTGACCCGTTCATTCAGGCACCTCGATCAGCTTAACCTTATGGGCCGTGCGCCGCCGATGGTCGCTGAAGCGCTCCCCGTTGCGGCTCTCGGTTCGGACACCATTGCGTTTCCAAGGCTTGCAAAGTTTGCAGCCGCTCCGCTGGTTCCGCGACCTTTTTCTTTTGCAATGCATCGAGGTTGTCATCTTTCTGTCGCAAGCGAGGCGCCGTTCGTTTGTTCTTGACTCTCATACATCGTTTTGGATGATTAACCACGACATCCATCGCCCAGGGGGGATCAATACATGACGTTTCTTCGCGCGCTGTTTCAGGCTCTGTTCTGTCATCACGCGGCTGCCGGCGCCGTTCGCGGGGGCAGCGGCCACTTCAACGAACAATGCCACCCCGGCACCTATAACTGAACGGAAAGCGGCCGCTGAAAGCTGGTCGCCTGTCAGGATAGATGACCGCCGCTGCCTGATTTACGGGCCGCGGTTCGGAAAACTGTACCTGCTCTCTGTGGAACGCCTTGGAGACAGGGTGTTTCGCCAGGTGATCGGCTTGTCCGGTCCAGACGACGCAGCACTCGCCGATCCATCCGACCGCGTTGGCTGGTCGCTTGCGAGCCAGGGCGACGATCTTCGCCCTGGGTCCGGATGGCGGATGCGGTTGGCCTATCACCTCCTTCATCATTCGCGTCATGGCCTGCCGTTCAGGCTGAGTGCGAAGCTGATCGGGCTGGCAGCGAGCCGTTCAGCAAGCCATCCGCACGGCGGGCAGAACACGGTAGAAGCGATCGCGCGTGCGGTTGCCGCCACGGAAGATGCCGTCGGATTCTCCGATTGCTATCCTCGCGCCTTGCTTACCGCTTGGCTGGCGCTTGCCGCGGGCAACTCCTGTGTTCTGGCGATCGGTGTGCTGGCGCCGACGCGAAAGTTGCACGCCTGGTGCACGGTCGCCGGTGTCCTGCCGTTCGAGCCGGTGGCAGAGCATTATCTTTATCAACCGGCCTGGACCATCACGCTGCCCTGATGCCGGCCTTTTTTCGCCCAACCACAACGAATGTCGAAATTGGAGACGCCGAACTCGAGGTCCGCACTTCGGTCGCCACCCGGCACGTCACGCTACCGGGCTGCGGCATCACCTATCTGTGCCTCTATGACGATGAAATCGATCAGCGGACCGAACTCTTCATCAGGCGCTTGGCGATGGCCGGCACGGAAGCGATCGCGCCTTATCTTGAACTGACCGACATCGCCTTCATTGTGCGGCATGATGGCAGTTTGTCGGTTATGCGCGGCGGAGCGTGCCCGATTGCACTCTATTACTGCCCAACCGAGAAGGGGCTGCGCTTCACAACCGCCCTGCCCGTCGCGAACACTTCACGCCTTTCCCGGCGTGGAATCATCATGGCCGTCGCCGCAGCGTGCCAGCACTCTTCTTATGAGCCGAACGCTTTCACCGAAACGCCAGTCGCCGGATGGCACCGGGTGCGTCGCGCCTCGATCAACCATTTCGTCGCGAACCGGCTCGAACGCTGCGAACTCATCGATGGACGACCGGTCCGCACAGTGAGCCGGGAAGAGATTGCCGCAGAGGTCCGTGCGGCATTCATGGCGTACGGGAATTCGCAGGCCGGGATCACCAGATCGGTCCTGGAGGTTTCAGGCGGATTCGATAGCACGCTTGCCGCGACCACACTGATGGCGCGGCAGGACATGCACGGCATCTCATCGGTCTATCCCTATTATGAGTTCCGCGACGAGGTCGAAGTGCAAGCGGGTGTCGCTGGAGAACTTGGAATTCCCCGCACTATCCTCGACGGCACAACGCTTTTCCCCTACGCGCCCAGCGACGAGCCTGTGCGCTGGGACGAGCCGTCGGTCTATGTAACCGGCATCCGCCATGCCGAGCAGGTTGCGCGCTTCGCCAGTCGGCACCATGCACAGCGCATCTATATGGGGCATGGCGGGGACCAATGCTTCGCGACGGATCTGACCTCAAGGGAAGGACTTGTCCGCAATCCACCGGGGCGAGGACCGTTTTCAGCGCGAAGCTGGGCCATTGTTTCCGCAGCCACAAAGGCCACTAA contains these protein-coding regions:
- a CDS encoding adenine nucleotide alpha hydrolase family protein; this encodes MPAFFRPTTTNVEIGDAELEVRTSVATRHVTLPGCGITYLCLYDDEIDQRTELFIRRLAMAGTEAIAPYLELTDIAFIVRHDGSLSVMRGGACPIALYYCPTEKGLRFTTALPVANTSRLSRRGIIMAVAAACQHSSYEPNAFTETPVAGWHRVRRASINHFVANRLERCELIDGRPVRTVSREEIAAEVRAAFMAYGNSQAGITRSVLEVSGGFDSTLAATTLMARQDMHGISSVYPYYEFRDEVEVQAGVAGELGIPRTILDGTTLFPYAPSDEPVRWDEPSVYVTGIRHAEQVARFASRHHAQRIYMGHGGDQCFATDLTSREGLVRNPPGRGPFSARSWAIVSAATKATNASPWMARSAGTFVYDARQDLWVKERYGVTIRTPFSDLRIFQAGQLWSEHSAARGKRPDKSILVDALGSYLPDAVVRRKGKTAYDGVWMRAYERHATHIADCFDRAAATLGHLGISATWLIRRTRALGAWKPVSDREVLALYAVAFWILAWELDRPEELCWAP
- a CDS encoding lasso peptide biosynthesis B2 protein — its product is MSGPDDAALADPSDRVGWSLASQGDDLRPGSGWRMRLAYHLLHHSRHGLPFRLSAKLIGLAASRSASHPHGGQNTVEAIARAVAATEDAVGFSDCYPRALLTAWLALAAGNSCVLAIGVLAPTRKLHAWCTVAGVLPFEPVAEHYLYQPAWTITLP